One Nocardioides aromaticivorans genomic window carries:
- a CDS encoding TetR/AcrR family transcriptional regulator, whose protein sequence is MRLLVTRDDYFASAMDLLATEGAGRLKIAVLCKRLKVTTGSFYGYFGSLDGFVEQFLEYWEEEQTNRIERLVAASEDPLERVLVMKRLVATVPHAAEAAIRGWAHTNAAVDVVQKRVDEHRVRALQDVLASVIPDAAEAHRLAVMGITLLVGLQQWRSPVTPADFDLVFDSYEQMVLARVARG, encoded by the coding sequence GTGCGACTGCTGGTGACCCGCGACGACTACTTCGCCTCGGCGATGGACCTGCTCGCGACCGAGGGCGCGGGCCGGCTGAAGATCGCCGTGCTCTGCAAGCGGCTGAAGGTCACCACGGGCTCCTTCTACGGCTACTTCGGCAGCTTGGACGGCTTCGTCGAGCAGTTCCTCGAGTACTGGGAGGAGGAGCAGACCAACCGCATCGAGCGGCTGGTGGCGGCCTCCGAGGACCCGCTCGAGCGGGTGCTGGTGATGAAGAGGCTCGTGGCCACGGTCCCGCACGCGGCCGAGGCGGCGATCCGCGGGTGGGCGCACACGAACGCCGCGGTCGACGTCGTGCAGAAGCGGGTCGACGAGCACCGGGTCCGGGCGCTGCAGGACGTGCTCGCCTCCGTCATCCCGGACGCCGCGGAGGCGCACCGGCTCGCCGTCATGGGCATCACGCTGCTCGTCGGCCTGCAGCAGTGGCGCTCGCCGGTCACCCCGGCCGACTTCGACCTCGTCTTCGACAGCTACGAGCAGATGGTGCTCGCCCGGGTCGCTCGCGGCTGA
- a CDS encoding GMC oxidoreductase encodes MAQTRADHDYDVLVVGSGFGGSVTALRLTEKGYRVGVLEAGRRFADEEFAKTSWDVRRFLYAPRLGCFGIQRIRLLRDVVVLAGAGVGGGSLVYANTLYEPASDAFYNDPQWRHITDWKAELAPYYDQAKRMLGVVQNPTVTASDEIMKEVADEMGVGHTYRPTPIGVCFGAGGEKQPGAAVPDPYFGGAGPERRGCIECGECMTGCRHNAKNTLLKNYLHLAEKAGAEVVERTTVDAITPRPDGGYDVTTHRSGRSARRKQVLSAGQVVLAAGTWGTQELLHGMRRSGDLPGLSDRLGFLTRTNSEALCASSTKMRNKGSYDFHHGVAITSSIHPDPVTHVEPVRYGKGSGLMGMLLTVMTDGGGRTPRWLRWIGQALRHPLLLLSCLGGLGSWPERTIIALVMQTSDNSITVRPKRGRAGKRARLTSEQGHGEPNPTWIPAGNEVVRKISERIDGGSYSTVGEIFNIPMTAHFLGGCAIGESAGTGVIDPYHRVHGHPGLHVVDGAAISANLGVNPSLTITAQAERAMSLWPNKGEPDQRPAPGAAYQRLSPVAPVRPAVPPTAPAALRLPLYVVPSPATKQATEATA; translated from the coding sequence GTGGCCCAGACGCGTGCCGACCACGACTACGACGTCCTCGTCGTCGGATCGGGCTTCGGCGGCTCGGTGACCGCCCTCCGGCTCACCGAGAAGGGCTACCGGGTCGGCGTCCTGGAGGCCGGCCGCCGGTTCGCGGACGAGGAGTTCGCCAAGACCTCCTGGGACGTGCGGAGGTTCCTCTACGCGCCGCGCCTGGGCTGCTTCGGCATCCAGCGGATCCGGCTGCTGCGCGACGTCGTCGTGCTCGCCGGCGCGGGCGTCGGCGGCGGGTCGCTCGTCTACGCGAACACCCTCTACGAGCCGGCGTCCGACGCGTTCTACAACGACCCCCAGTGGCGGCACATCACGGACTGGAAGGCCGAGCTGGCGCCGTACTACGACCAGGCGAAGCGGATGCTCGGCGTCGTCCAGAACCCCACCGTCACCGCCTCCGACGAGATCATGAAGGAGGTGGCCGACGAGATGGGCGTCGGCCACACCTACCGCCCCACCCCGATCGGCGTGTGCTTCGGCGCCGGCGGCGAGAAGCAGCCCGGCGCCGCCGTCCCGGACCCCTATTTCGGCGGAGCCGGCCCCGAGCGGCGCGGCTGCATCGAGTGCGGCGAGTGCATGACGGGCTGTCGCCACAACGCGAAGAACACGCTGCTCAAGAACTACCTCCACCTCGCCGAGAAGGCCGGTGCGGAGGTGGTCGAGCGGACCACGGTCGACGCGATCACGCCCCGCCCCGACGGTGGGTACGACGTCACGACCCACCGCTCGGGCCGCTCGGCCCGCCGCAAGCAGGTCCTCAGCGCCGGCCAGGTCGTCCTGGCCGCCGGCACCTGGGGCACCCAGGAGCTGCTGCACGGCATGCGCCGCTCGGGCGACCTGCCCGGGCTCTCGGACCGGCTCGGGTTCCTCACCCGCACCAACTCCGAGGCGCTGTGCGCGTCGAGCACGAAGATGCGCAACAAGGGCTCCTACGACTTCCACCACGGTGTCGCGATCACCTCGTCGATCCACCCCGACCCGGTGACCCACGTGGAGCCGGTCCGCTACGGCAAGGGCTCGGGCCTGATGGGCATGCTGCTCACGGTCATGACCGACGGCGGCGGCCGCACCCCGCGGTGGCTGCGCTGGATCGGGCAGGCGCTGCGCCACCCGCTCCTTCTGCTGTCCTGCCTGGGCGGCCTCGGCAGCTGGCCGGAGCGCACGATCATCGCGCTGGTCATGCAGACCAGCGACAACTCGATCACCGTCCGGCCCAAGCGCGGCCGCGCCGGCAAGCGGGCGCGGCTGACGTCGGAGCAGGGCCACGGCGAGCCGAACCCGACCTGGATCCCGGCAGGCAACGAGGTGGTCCGCAAGATCAGCGAGCGGATCGACGGCGGCTCGTACTCCACGGTCGGCGAGATCTTCAACATCCCCATGACGGCGCACTTCCTCGGCGGCTGCGCGATCGGGGAGAGCGCCGGGACCGGCGTGATCGACCCCTACCACCGGGTCCACGGCCACCCCGGGCTCCACGTCGTCGACGGCGCCGCGATCTCGGCCAACCTAGGCGTCAACCCGAGCCTGACGATCACGGCGCAGGCCGAGCGGGCCATGTCGCTGTGGCCCAACAAGGGCGAGCCGGACCAGCGTCCGGCGCCCGGCGCCGCCTACCAGCGGCTCTCGCCGGTGGCGCCCGTGCGCCCGGCCGTCCCGCCGACCGCGCCCGCGGCGCTGCGCCTCCCGCTGTACGTCGTCCCGAGCCCGGCCACGAAGCAAGCAACGGAGGCCACCGCATGA
- a CDS encoding MlaE family ABC transporter permease yields MTLAPERPVEPKGAGPAGMSPGSRKMADDALRGTLPFKALSTFGDFYTFVGKVFRTMFTTRFRFAEFISQAWFVTTVSFGPALLVSIPFCVVIIFQVNQLLIQIGAVDLAGAGAAVAVVREIGPIVSVLVVAGAGATAICADLGSRKIREEIDAMVTLGIDPIERLVVPRIVASTLVGVALNGMVTVVGLVGGYFFSVVLQGATPGLYLSDLTLLVGLPDFLASEAKAAIFGLLAGLTACYLGLNAKGGPKGVGEAVNQTVVFAFMLLFAANSVISALFLQIKLGA; encoded by the coding sequence ATGACCCTCGCTCCCGAGCGTCCCGTCGAACCGAAGGGCGCCGGCCCGGCCGGCATGTCCCCGGGCTCGCGGAAGATGGCCGACGACGCGCTGCGCGGCACGCTGCCGTTCAAGGCGCTGTCGACCTTCGGCGACTTCTACACCTTCGTCGGCAAGGTCTTCCGGACTATGTTCACGACGCGCTTCCGGTTCGCGGAGTTCATCTCGCAGGCCTGGTTCGTGACCACGGTGTCCTTCGGCCCGGCGCTGCTGGTCTCGATCCCGTTCTGCGTCGTGATCATCTTCCAGGTCAACCAGCTGCTCATCCAGATCGGTGCGGTCGACCTCGCCGGCGCGGGTGCGGCGGTCGCGGTCGTCCGCGAGATCGGGCCCATCGTGTCGGTGCTCGTCGTCGCCGGTGCCGGGGCGACCGCCATCTGCGCGGACCTCGGCTCCCGCAAGATCCGCGAGGAGATCGACGCGATGGTGACCCTCGGGATCGACCCGATCGAGCGCCTCGTCGTACCGCGGATCGTGGCGTCGACCCTCGTCGGCGTGGCGCTCAACGGCATGGTGACCGTGGTCGGGCTCGTCGGCGGCTACTTCTTCTCGGTCGTGCTGCAAGGGGCCACACCAGGGCTCTACCTGTCGGACCTGACCCTGCTCGTCGGCCTCCCCGACTTCCTCGCCTCCGAGGCGAAAGCCGCGATCTTCGGCCTGCTGGCCGGCCTGACGGCCTGCTATCTCGGGCTCAACGCCAAGGGCGGCCCGAAGGGCGTGGGCGAGGCCGTCAACCAGACCGTCGTCTTCGCGTTCATGCTGCTCTTCGCCGCCAACAGCGTGATCAGCGCCCTGTTCCTCCAGATCAAGCTGGGAGCGTGA
- a CDS encoding MlaE family ABC transporter permease — translation MPIKQLARPTTALRNLGDQLSFHGDAYSHMPRVMRHYPKEVVRLLAEVSLGTGALALIGGTVLVIGFLTAASGIEVGLQAYTSFDNIGVSTLSGFFSAYFNTREVAPIIAGIALTATVGAGFTAQIGAMRVSEEIDALEVMAVHPVPFLVTTRIIAGIIAVVPLFAIALMMCWLATYLVVTVGYDQAPGTYLHYFDTFLIPSDLFLAIIKVALMALVIVSICCYHGFRASGGPAGVGKAVGKAVRSALICTMFIDLIFAIAIWGGPSVHIAG, via the coding sequence GTGCCCATCAAGCAGCTCGCCAGGCCGACCACGGCCCTGCGCAACCTGGGTGACCAGCTGAGCTTCCACGGTGACGCCTACTCGCACATGCCGCGGGTCATGAGGCACTACCCGAAGGAGGTCGTGCGGCTGCTGGCCGAGGTCTCCCTCGGCACCGGTGCGCTCGCGCTCATCGGCGGCACGGTGCTGGTGATCGGCTTCCTCACCGCCGCCTCCGGGATCGAGGTCGGCCTGCAGGCCTACACGTCCTTCGACAACATCGGCGTCTCGACGCTCTCGGGCTTCTTCTCGGCGTACTTCAACACCCGCGAGGTCGCGCCGATCATCGCCGGCATCGCACTCACCGCGACCGTCGGCGCGGGCTTCACCGCGCAGATCGGCGCCATGCGGGTGAGCGAGGAGATCGACGCGCTCGAGGTGATGGCGGTGCACCCGGTGCCCTTCCTGGTCACCACGCGGATCATCGCCGGGATCATCGCGGTCGTCCCGCTGTTCGCCATCGCGCTGATGATGTGCTGGCTGGCGACGTACCTCGTCGTGACGGTCGGCTACGACCAGGCGCCGGGCACGTACCTGCACTACTTCGACACCTTCCTCATCCCGAGCGACCTCTTCCTCGCGATCATCAAGGTCGCGTTGATGGCGCTCGTGATCGTGTCGATCTGCTGCTACCACGGCTTCCGCGCGTCCGGCGGTCCGGCCGGCGTGGGCAAGGCGGTCGGCAAGGCGGTCCGCTCCGCGCTGATCTGCACGATGTTCATCGACCTGATCTTCGCGATCGCGATCTGGGGTGGGCCGTCGGTCCACATCGCGGGGTGA
- a CDS encoding MCE family protein, whose product MSTSSAGHAHRIDRQVVYGFVFLALIVALIAGTIAKYRGAFADTVEVTVQADRAGLTLASGAPIKLRGVEIGTVSDIETDGRQVTITLEIDKDKVDRVPADVTAQIVPPTAFGAKYVQLTPAKEGGPTIEAGAVIPADKVTVEVDEAFENLTKVLDVARPAEVNSALTAVAGALDQRGRLIGDLISQTDAYLVSFNPSLRTLSADLRVADDVADVYDVARPDLVAALSQAGTVSQTLVRQQASLRALERSLTGFSDEADSLLRSSQQGLVTTLELLGPVTEVLDRYSPELPCLVLGLARTNELAEAAVGGTHHGITTITRIVPGRDPYTYQENLPLVGDDRGPACYGLPVISAKEAAQQPPRFRTGANPYVGPQPTPDQAVLDTLLGLIKGGTQLR is encoded by the coding sequence ATGAGCACCTCCTCCGCGGGCCACGCGCACAGGATCGACCGTCAGGTCGTCTACGGCTTCGTCTTCCTCGCCCTCATCGTCGCGCTCATCGCCGGCACGATCGCGAAGTACCGCGGCGCCTTCGCGGACACCGTCGAGGTCACCGTCCAGGCCGACCGCGCCGGGCTGACCCTCGCGTCCGGGGCGCCGATCAAGCTGCGCGGCGTCGAGATCGGCACCGTCAGCGACATCGAGACCGACGGCAGGCAGGTCACGATCACCCTCGAGATCGACAAGGACAAGGTCGACCGGGTGCCGGCCGACGTCACGGCGCAGATCGTGCCGCCGACCGCCTTCGGCGCGAAGTACGTCCAGCTCACGCCGGCGAAGGAGGGCGGCCCCACGATCGAGGCCGGCGCGGTCATCCCCGCCGACAAGGTGACCGTCGAGGTCGACGAGGCGTTCGAGAACCTCACCAAGGTCCTCGACGTCGCGCGGCCCGCCGAGGTCAACTCGGCGCTCACGGCGGTGGCCGGTGCCCTCGACCAGCGCGGCCGGCTGATCGGCGACCTGATCTCGCAGACCGACGCCTATCTCGTCTCCTTCAACCCGTCCCTGCGCACGCTCAGCGCCGACCTGCGGGTTGCCGACGACGTCGCCGACGTGTACGACGTCGCGCGGCCCGACCTCGTCGCGGCGCTCAGCCAGGCGGGCACCGTCTCGCAGACGCTGGTGCGCCAGCAGGCGTCGCTGCGGGCGCTCGAGCGCAGCCTCACGGGCTTCAGCGACGAGGCGGACTCGCTGCTCCGCAGCTCGCAGCAGGGACTCGTCACGACGCTCGAGCTGCTGGGCCCGGTGACCGAGGTGCTCGATCGGTACTCGCCCGAGCTGCCGTGCCTCGTGCTCGGCCTGGCCCGGACCAACGAGCTGGCGGAGGCGGCCGTGGGTGGTACGCACCACGGCATCACCACGATCACGCGGATCGTGCCCGGTCGGGACCCGTACACCTACCAGGAGAACCTGCCGCTCGTCGGCGACGACCGCGGCCCCGCCTGCTACGGGCTGCCGGTCATCAGCGCGAAGGAGGCGGCCCAGCAGCCGCCGCGCTTCCGCACCGGCGCCAACCCGTACGTCGGCCCGCAGCCCACGCCCGACCAGGCAGTCCTCGACACCCTGCTCGGCCTGATCAAGGGAGGGACGCAGCTCCGATGA
- a CDS encoding MCE family protein, which translates to MSRADRISPEKRRERNDLIKFSAFLAMAAAFTLWVAAVTGEVRPGDREDYKAVFNDVSGLAVGDEVRIAGVDVGKVREIDVQPDNTVLVTFDVRKGQRLTTGTHATIQYRNLIGDRVIQLTRGEEDSGETLAVGGTLPAAQTASALDLDTLLNGFKPLFAGLSPTQVNELSGQLVQVLQGQQSSVATLVDSVASFTTTIGNREELIGQVVRNLNSVLGTVDDRRATVGLLLDRLDALLTGLDRQDTQVLDAAARISGFADRTATLVARARGDLRSDLQGLAVTARGLNKRRDTLDALVKKLPSHYETLQNTASYGNFFNFYLCGVRIQTGLSADQPVLTPWIYSDAPRCQR; encoded by the coding sequence ATGAGCCGTGCAGACCGGATCAGCCCGGAGAAGCGCCGCGAGCGCAACGACCTGATCAAGTTCAGCGCCTTCCTCGCGATGGCGGCCGCGTTCACCCTGTGGGTCGCCGCCGTCACCGGCGAGGTCCGGCCCGGCGACCGCGAGGACTACAAGGCCGTCTTCAACGACGTGTCCGGCCTCGCGGTCGGCGACGAGGTGCGGATCGCCGGCGTCGACGTCGGGAAGGTCCGCGAGATCGACGTCCAGCCCGACAACACGGTGCTGGTCACCTTCGACGTCCGCAAGGGACAGCGGCTGACGACCGGGACGCACGCGACGATCCAGTACCGCAACCTGATCGGCGACCGGGTGATCCAGCTGACCCGCGGCGAGGAGGACTCGGGGGAGACGCTCGCCGTCGGCGGCACGCTCCCCGCGGCCCAGACCGCCTCCGCGCTCGACCTCGACACCCTGCTCAACGGCTTCAAGCCGCTGTTCGCCGGGCTCAGCCCGACCCAGGTCAACGAGCTGTCCGGGCAGCTGGTGCAGGTGCTGCAGGGCCAGCAGTCCTCGGTGGCGACGCTCGTCGACAGCGTCGCGTCCTTCACGACCACCATCGGCAACCGCGAGGAGCTGATCGGCCAGGTGGTCCGCAACCTCAACAGCGTGCTCGGCACGGTCGACGACCGGAGGGCGACCGTCGGGCTGCTGCTCGACCGCCTCGACGCCCTGCTCACCGGGCTCGACAGGCAGGACACGCAGGTGCTCGACGCGGCGGCGCGGATCAGCGGCTTCGCCGACCGTACGGCGACGCTCGTCGCCCGGGCGAGGGGCGACCTCCGCTCGGACCTCCAGGGCCTGGCGGTCACCGCCCGCGGGCTCAACAAGCGCCGCGACACCCTCGACGCGCTGGTCAAGAAGCTCCCGAGCCACTACGAGACGCTGCAGAACACCGCGTCGTACGGCAACTTCTTCAACTTCTACCTCTGCGGGGTCCGCATCCAGACCGGCCTGTCGGCCGACCAGCCGGTCCTCACCCCCTGGATCTACTCCGACGCCCCGAGGTGCCAGCGATGA
- a CDS encoding MCE family protein: MSRDITPDRLAVRGIIGTLVLVLAVMAAMNINKLPLIGNNDVIEVDFAEAGGLKGGDAVMISGAQVGKVREVGIDGDHVTAEIVLTDDSVKLGDLTEARIITITLLGRAAVELEPRGSGDLQAGDTIPVERTSSPYNLTATLNELTETTAEIDKSQLAAALDQASRTLNASSPDLGPALEGITALSRAVSSNDDELRSLLAHANGVTEVLAGRDEQIASLLGSGRSLLTELDARQKVVTNLLSSARELSTALRTLLKDTDDVLGPALDELDGVVGLLNRNRKNLQATITGLRGYATAFGEAVSTGPWFDAYIQNLTSPATLAPIISGVMP; encoded by the coding sequence ATGAGCCGCGACATCACCCCCGACCGCCTCGCGGTCCGCGGCATCATCGGCACCCTCGTCCTGGTGCTCGCCGTGATGGCCGCGATGAACATCAACAAGCTGCCGCTGATCGGCAACAACGACGTCATCGAGGTCGACTTCGCCGAGGCCGGCGGCCTCAAGGGCGGCGACGCCGTGATGATCTCCGGCGCCCAGGTCGGCAAGGTCCGCGAGGTCGGCATCGACGGCGACCACGTCACCGCCGAGATCGTGCTCACCGACGACTCGGTGAAGCTCGGCGACCTCACCGAGGCGCGGATCATCACGATCACCCTCCTCGGCCGGGCCGCGGTCGAGCTCGAGCCGCGCGGCAGCGGTGACCTGCAGGCCGGTGACACGATCCCGGTCGAGCGGACGTCGTCGCCGTACAACCTGACCGCGACGCTCAACGAGCTGACCGAGACCACCGCCGAGATCGACAAGTCGCAGCTCGCCGCGGCGCTCGACCAGGCGTCGAGGACGCTCAACGCCAGCAGCCCCGACCTCGGTCCCGCGCTCGAGGGCATCACCGCCCTGTCCCGGGCGGTCTCCTCCAACGACGACGAGCTGCGCTCGCTGCTCGCCCACGCCAACGGGGTCACCGAGGTGCTGGCCGGCCGCGACGAGCAGATCGCCTCACTGCTCGGCTCCGGCCGCTCGCTGCTCACCGAGCTCGACGCCCGGCAGAAGGTCGTCACGAACCTGCTGTCCAGCGCCCGTGAGCTGTCGACGGCGCTGCGGACGCTGCTGAAGGACACCGACGACGTCCTCGGCCCGGCGCTCGACGAGCTGGACGGCGTGGTGGGCCTGCTGAACAGGAACCGGAAGAACCTGCAGGCGACGATCACCGGACTGCGCGGCTACGCGACCGCGTTCGGCGAGGCGGTCTCCACCGGGCCGTGGTTCGACGCCTACATCCAGAACCTCACCTCGCCCGCGACCCTCGCCCCGATCATCTCCGGAGTGATGCCATGA
- a CDS encoding MCE family protein, with translation MNTLVTGRRIVTLLVVAAVALGLLAWNRDTSSTTVHAMFSSAEGLNKGDDVKVLGVRVGEITGIENKPEGVLVTMTVDSGQPIPADAHAAIVSPSLVSGRFVQFEPVYTGGDELEDGATIALDKTAVPVTFDDVKQQLTDLATTLGPDKGKRNGPLADAITAIEKGLRDGNSTDLRQAITELQGAATALSDGRSDLFSTIRNLNTFTKNLALNDAALRGVTTELDDVSGVLAANRSNLSGAIRDLAAVLPVVEKYFRKHRGRIRESVTDLNTLAATLADRSNELAGILHLAPHAIVDLSNTIEHEAITGRATLSGLDSAAQLLCGAVLGAGGTSEQCTQALQPLLGLLGLDDLGSAQ, from the coding sequence ATGAACACCCTCGTCACGGGCCGCCGCATCGTGACCCTCCTCGTCGTCGCGGCCGTCGCGCTCGGCCTCCTCGCGTGGAACCGCGACACCAGCAGTACGACGGTGCACGCGATGTTCTCCAGCGCCGAGGGGCTCAACAAGGGCGACGACGTGAAGGTGCTCGGCGTCCGCGTCGGTGAGATCACCGGCATCGAGAACAAGCCCGAGGGCGTGCTGGTCACCATGACGGTCGACTCCGGCCAGCCGATCCCGGCCGACGCGCACGCCGCGATCGTGTCGCCGAGCCTGGTCAGCGGGCGCTTCGTGCAGTTCGAGCCCGTCTACACCGGCGGCGACGAGCTGGAGGACGGCGCCACGATCGCGCTCGATAAGACGGCCGTGCCGGTGACCTTCGACGACGTCAAGCAGCAGCTGACCGACCTCGCCACCACCCTCGGCCCCGACAAGGGCAAGCGGAACGGCCCCCTCGCCGACGCCATCACCGCGATCGAGAAGGGCCTGCGCGACGGCAACTCGACCGACCTGCGGCAGGCGATCACCGAGCTGCAGGGCGCCGCGACCGCGCTGTCCGACGGCCGCTCCGACCTGTTCAGCACGATCCGCAACCTCAACACCTTCACGAAGAACCTCGCCCTCAACGACGCCGCCCTGCGCGGCGTCACCACCGAGCTCGACGACGTGAGCGGCGTGCTGGCGGCCAACCGCAGCAACCTGAGCGGCGCGATCCGCGACCTGGCCGCGGTCCTGCCCGTCGTGGAGAAGTACTTCAGGAAGCACCGTGGCCGGATCAGGGAGTCGGTCACCGACCTGAACACGCTCGCGGCCACGCTGGCCGACCGGTCCAACGAGCTGGCGGGCATCCTGCACCTCGCACCGCACGCGATCGTCGACCTGAGCAACACGATCGAGCACGAGGCCATCACCGGACGCGCGACGCTCAGTGGCCTGGACAGCGCCGCTCAGCTCCTCTGCGGAGCGGTCCTCGGTGCGGGTGGGACCAGCGAGCAGTGCACGCAGGCCCTCCAGCCGTTGCTCGGCCTGCTCGGACTCGACGACCTGGGGAGCGCGCAGTGA
- a CDS encoding MlaD family protein has protein sequence MSTKGMRGRRTRGAVGALLVGAALLGSGCDIQPNDNTLPGQVAVGDDGYTVTVHFDQIENLVPNSTVQKDNVVIGTVGEIDVEGWEAVVQLHLLEDVPLPRDAIFSIGQKTLLGAQYVEVSVPGSGDGRSDVGADEVALAAADTGATGPVLGEGDVIGVEQTGTYPATEQVLGAVALLLNNGGLSQISTITGELSTALRDRVPDTRGLIRHANELLAVLDANKGEIVSALESLNSLSAGLRKDETTIATAIDRITPGLEVLETERARLVKALTHAGRAGDRAVRVVDASESALLANLDALGPILRNLGEVSETLPDALKIGITMPFPAMTTSDAVRGDYANLFATLDLTTTALSGTWLGGVAPALQAGDPVENPLAEVPDGAAAEGSDGDHGSDGAAPSDSDEPATPAPTDEPTKNGCLLSILGLC, from the coding sequence GTGAGCACGAAGGGGATGCGGGGCCGTCGTACCCGCGGGGCGGTCGGGGCGCTGCTGGTCGGCGCCGCACTGCTCGGCTCGGGCTGCGACATCCAGCCCAACGACAACACGCTGCCCGGCCAGGTCGCCGTCGGCGACGACGGCTACACCGTCACGGTCCACTTCGACCAGATCGAGAACCTGGTGCCGAACTCGACGGTCCAGAAGGACAACGTCGTGATCGGCACGGTCGGCGAGATCGACGTCGAGGGCTGGGAGGCGGTCGTCCAGCTGCACCTGCTCGAGGACGTGCCGCTCCCGAGGGACGCCATCTTCTCGATCGGACAGAAGACCCTCCTCGGCGCGCAGTACGTCGAGGTGTCGGTGCCCGGCTCGGGCGACGGCCGCTCCGACGTCGGCGCCGACGAGGTCGCGCTCGCCGCCGCCGACACCGGTGCGACCGGTCCGGTGCTCGGTGAGGGCGACGTGATCGGCGTGGAGCAGACCGGCACCTACCCGGCGACCGAGCAGGTCCTCGGCGCGGTCGCGCTGCTGCTCAACAACGGCGGCCTCTCCCAGATCAGCACGATCACCGGCGAGCTCTCCACCGCGCTGCGTGACAGGGTCCCGGACACCCGCGGCCTGATCCGTCACGCCAACGAGCTGCTGGCCGTCCTCGACGCCAACAAGGGCGAGATCGTGTCGGCGCTGGAGTCGCTCAACAGCCTGTCCGCGGGGCTCCGCAAGGACGAGACGACGATCGCCACGGCGATCGACCGGATCACGCCCGGGCTCGAGGTGCTCGAGACCGAGCGGGCGCGGCTGGTCAAGGCGCTCACCCATGCCGGCCGGGCGGGCGACCGCGCGGTCCGTGTCGTCGACGCCAGCGAGAGCGCGCTGCTCGCCAACCTGGACGCGCTCGGGCCGATCCTCAGGAACCTCGGCGAGGTCAGCGAGACCCTGCCGGACGCGCTGAAGATCGGCATCACCATGCCCTTCCCCGCCATGACGACCTCGGACGCCGTCCGCGGCGACTACGCCAACCTGTTCGCCACCCTCGACCTCACCACGACGGCGCTGTCGGGCACCTGGCTGGGCGGCGTCGCACCTGCCCTGCAGGCCGGCGACCCGGTCGAGAACCCGCTCGCCGAAGTGCCGGACGGTGCCGCCGCCGAGGGCAGCGACGGGGACCACGGCTCCGACGGTGCGGCTCCGTCCGACAGCGACGAGCCGGCGACCCCGGCACCGACCGACGAGCCGACGAAGAACGGCTGCCTGCTCTCGATCCTGGGCCTCTGTTAG